The nucleotide sequence GAGGCTTTCTGCTCCACCGGTTCAAATACCTCATCAAACTTATCCCTTAACTCCAGTACAATTCTTTCGGCAGTCTTCTTGCCTATTCCCGGAATTGTGGCAATGAGTGGATAATCATTGCTCAAAATGGCATCTTTAAGTTTTTGTGTTGATATCCCGGATAACACAGCCAGCGAAAGCTTGGGACCCACTTTGGATACTGTGTTCAACAGCAAAAAAATCCGTTTTTCCTGCTCATCCAGAAAACCGTATAAATACATACCGTCTTCTCTGATAATAAGATGGGTATAAAGCTTTACAGAGAATCCGGATTCAGGAAGAGCGGAGAAAGTATTCAGTGCAATCAGAATTTCATAAGC is from Flexistipes sp. and encodes:
- the ruvA gene encoding Holliday junction branch migration protein RuvA, which translates into the protein MFYSISGTLVHKEPGKVVLETGGIAYEILIALNTFSALPESGFSVKLYTHLIIREDGMYLYGFLDEQEKRIFLLLNTVSKVGPKLSLAVLSGISTQKLKDAILSNDYPLIATIPGIGKKTAERIVLELRDKFDEVFEPVEQKASAAEDVLSALANLGYKRQDCKNIVTKLSGDYDDFETLLKESLKKLSK